One stretch of Streptomyces sp. A2-16 DNA includes these proteins:
- a CDS encoding DUF2637 domain-containing protein has product MQLTRTHRVLIGVVVFGAVIIAGIGFAGSYAAVRELAIQKGFGNFSYVFPIGIDAGICVLLALDLLLTWIRIPFPLLRQTAWLLTAATIAFNGAAAWPDPLGVGMHAVIPILFVVSVEAARHAIGRIADITADKHMEGVRLTRWLLSPIPTFLLWRRMKLWELRSYEQVIKLEQDRLVYQARLHSRFGRAWRRKAPVESLMPLRLARYGVPLAETGPAGLAAAGIEPVLLPPAPAPAQLPAAAPVDAAAGSRAAVAAPVPQQAAPAGEQRPAPEPDPDPELDQSPWFETPKQIEYQGGYNPNYDPAEQYERWYEEQIEAEQYELQQIQYEEPPREPSMEETGSFPIPVTNGRTRELGEGGGPPEPTEDDFYQVFKKSIDGSYPSPGQLRGDVEATYGVTLPQREAERMVNRFTNRHTAELEEDHIA; this is encoded by the coding sequence ATGCAACTGACTCGAACGCACCGCGTGCTCATAGGCGTGGTCGTGTTCGGCGCCGTGATCATCGCCGGCATCGGCTTCGCGGGGTCGTACGCGGCCGTCCGTGAACTCGCCATCCAAAAGGGCTTCGGGAACTTCAGTTACGTGTTCCCGATCGGTATCGACGCGGGCATCTGTGTCCTGCTGGCCCTGGACCTGCTCCTGACGTGGATCCGCATCCCGTTCCCGCTGCTGCGCCAGACGGCGTGGCTCCTGACGGCCGCCACGATCGCCTTCAACGGCGCGGCTGCCTGGCCGGACCCGCTGGGCGTGGGCATGCACGCGGTGATCCCGATCCTGTTCGTGGTGTCGGTGGAGGCGGCCCGGCACGCCATCGGCCGTATCGCGGACATCACGGCGGACAAGCACATGGAGGGGGTCCGCCTCACCCGCTGGCTCCTCTCCCCCATCCCCACGTTCCTGCTGTGGCGCCGGATGAAGCTGTGGGAGCTGCGCTCCTACGAGCAGGTCATCAAGCTCGAACAGGACCGTCTGGTCTACCAGGCCCGCCTCCACTCCCGCTTCGGCCGGGCGTGGCGCCGGAAGGCCCCGGTGGAGTCCCTGATGCCCCTGAGGCTCGCCCGGTACGGCGTACCGCTGGCGGAGACGGGCCCGGCGGGGCTGGCGGCGGCGGGAATCGAACCGGTGCTGCTGCCACCGGCCCCGGCGCCCGCGCAACTGCCCGCGGCCGCCCCCGTCGACGCGGCTGCCGGCAGTCGTGCGGCTGTGGCCGCTCCCGTCCCCCAGCAGGCGGCGCCCGCCGGCGAGCAGCGCCCCGCACCCGAGCCCGATCCCGATCCCGAGCTCGATCAGAGTCCGTGGTTCGAGACCCCCAAGCAGATCGAGTACCAGGGCGGCTACAACCCCAACTACGACCCCGCCGAGCAGTACGAGCGGTGGTACGAGGAACAGATCGAGGCCGAGCAGTACGAGCTCCAGCAGATCCAGTACGAGGAGCCCCCGCGGGAGCCCTCGATGGAGGAGACCGGCAGCTTTCCGATCCCGGTGACCAACGGCCGTACCCGCGAACTCGGCGAGGGCGGGGGTCCTCCGGAACCGACCGAGGACGACTTCTACCAGGTCTTCAAGAAGTCGATAGACGGCAGCTACCCCTCCCCCGGCCAGCTCAGGGGCGACGTGGAGGCGACCTACGGCGTGACGCTCCCGCAGCGTGAGGCCGAGCGCATGGTGAACCGCTTCACCAACCGCCACACGGCGGAGCTCGAGGAAGACCACATCGCCTGA
- the lysS gene encoding lysine--tRNA ligase: protein MPIVGQSAETTDWVSRFADEVIEESERRAPGKPVVVASGLSPSGPIHLGNLREVMTPHLVADEIRRRGHQVRHLISWDDYDRYRKVPAGVPGVDESWAEHIGKPLTSVPAPKGSAFPNWAEHFKAAMVDALAELGVEFDGISQTAQYTSGVYREQILHAMAHRGDIDAILDQYRTKKAPAKKQQQKAVDEAELEAAEGSGAAAEDDGSSGSAGYFPYKPYCGNCEKDLTTVTSYDDATTELSYTCNACGFSETVRLNEFNRGKLVWKVDWPMRWAYEGVVFEPSGVDHSSPGSSFQVGGQIVGIFGGKQPIGPMYAFVGISGMAKMSSSKGGVPTPGDALKIMEPQLLRWLYARRRPNQSFKIAFDQEIQRLYDEWDKLDAKVAEGAALPADVAAHARAVGTAGGELPRTARVLPYRTLASVADITAGHEDQALRILSELDPDNPLSALDEARPRYDKAEAWINTQVPADQRTIVRAEPDAELLKSLDEAAQQSLRLLLDGLASHWSLDGLTHLVYGVPKVQAGFSADATPKELPAEIKTAQRTFFALLYQLLVSRDTGPRLPTLLLAVGQERVRALLGE from the coding sequence GTGCCGATCGTGGGTCAGAGCGCTGAGACCACCGACTGGGTCTCCCGTTTCGCGGACGAGGTCATCGAGGAGTCGGAGCGTCGGGCCCCGGGCAAACCGGTCGTCGTCGCGTCCGGGCTTTCCCCCTCCGGGCCCATCCACCTCGGGAACCTGCGCGAGGTCATGACCCCGCACCTCGTCGCCGACGAGATCCGGCGCCGGGGACATCAGGTGCGCCACCTCATCTCCTGGGACGACTACGACCGGTACCGGAAGGTGCCGGCCGGTGTGCCCGGGGTCGACGAGTCGTGGGCCGAGCACATCGGCAAGCCCCTGACCTCCGTGCCCGCCCCGAAGGGGTCGGCGTTCCCGAACTGGGCCGAGCACTTCAAGGCCGCCATGGTCGACGCGCTCGCCGAGCTGGGTGTCGAGTTCGACGGGATCAGCCAGACCGCGCAGTACACCTCCGGCGTCTACCGCGAGCAGATCCTGCACGCCATGGCGCACCGCGGGGACATCGACGCGATCCTCGACCAGTACCGCACCAAGAAGGCCCCGGCCAAGAAGCAGCAGCAGAAGGCCGTCGACGAGGCCGAGCTGGAGGCCGCCGAGGGGTCCGGCGCGGCCGCCGAGGACGACGGGTCCTCCGGATCCGCCGGGTACTTCCCGTACAAGCCGTACTGCGGCAACTGCGAGAAGGACCTCACCACGGTCACCTCCTACGACGACGCCACGACCGAGCTGTCGTACACCTGCAACGCCTGCGGGTTCTCCGAGACCGTCCGGCTCAACGAGTTCAACCGCGGCAAGCTGGTCTGGAAGGTCGACTGGCCGATGCGGTGGGCCTACGAGGGTGTCGTCTTCGAGCCGAGCGGTGTCGACCACTCGTCCCCGGGCTCCTCCTTCCAGGTCGGCGGACAGATCGTCGGGATCTTCGGCGGGAAGCAGCCGATCGGGCCGATGTACGCCTTCGTCGGGATCTCCGGGATGGCGAAGATGTCGTCGTCGAAGGGCGGGGTGCCCACGCCGGGCGACGCGCTGAAGATCATGGAGCCGCAGCTCCTGCGCTGGCTCTACGCCCGCCGCCGGCCCAACCAGTCCTTCAAGATCGCCTTCGACCAGGAGATCCAGCGGCTCTACGACGAGTGGGACAAGCTGGACGCCAAGGTCGCCGAGGGGGCCGCCCTGCCCGCCGACGTCGCCGCACATGCGCGTGCGGTGGGCACGGCCGGCGGGGAACTGCCCCGGACGGCACGCGTGCTGCCGTACCGGACGCTCGCCTCCGTCGCCGACATCACCGCCGGGCACGAGGACCAGGCGCTGCGGATCCTCAGCGAGCTGGACCCCGACAACCCGCTGTCGGCGCTGGACGAGGCCCGGCCCCGGTACGACAAGGCCGAGGCCTGGATCAACACGCAGGTGCCCGCCGACCAGCGGACCATCGTGCGCGCCGAGCCCGACGCCGAACTGCTGAAGTCCCTCGACGAGGCGGCGCAGCAGTCGCTGCGGCTGCTCCTGGACGGGCTGGCCTCGCACTGGTCGCTCGACGGGCTCACGCATCTCGTGTACGGCGTGCCCAAGGTGCAGGCCGGGTTCTCCGCGGACGCCACGCCCAAGGAGCTGCCGGCCGAGATCAAGACGGCCCAGCGGACGTTCTTCGCGCTGCTGTACCAGCTGCTGGTCTCGCGGGACACCGGGCCGCGGCTGCCCACGCTGCTGCTGGCAGTGGGGCAGGAGCGGGTCAGGGCGCTGCTCGGGGAGTAG
- a CDS encoding helix-turn-helix transcriptional regulator: MSARKPPRPKNLTSMKMLGKQLGTARRAAGHTQTALAELVRVDEETIASIEQGRRTLKPDLAAVLDEVLETKGMLAAGVANLPDIDQFPMWAELYMEHEREAISLSWYDNAVLPGLLQTDLYVRAVLRNRVPAYDEDEIETRTAARLERQEILHRRNPPTLSFIVWEPVLHMRISGQDVWREQLRHLRALTELPCVSLQFLPLNSPYNAGLNGPFTLLETPDHQHLAYTESQRGSQWVSDPDEVSRLARKYAMLRTQALTTQDSRDLLDRLLGEQ, translated from the coding sequence ATGAGCGCCAGGAAGCCGCCGCGGCCGAAGAACCTCACGTCCATGAAGATGCTGGGCAAGCAACTCGGCACCGCCCGCCGCGCCGCGGGCCACACCCAGACCGCCCTCGCCGAACTGGTGCGCGTCGACGAGGAGACCATCGCGTCGATCGAGCAGGGCAGACGGACGCTGAAACCGGACCTGGCCGCGGTGCTGGACGAAGTCCTGGAGACGAAGGGGATGTTGGCGGCGGGGGTGGCCAACCTGCCGGACATCGACCAGTTCCCGATGTGGGCCGAGCTCTACATGGAGCACGAGCGGGAGGCCATCTCCCTGTCCTGGTACGACAACGCCGTGCTGCCGGGCCTGCTCCAGACCGACCTGTACGTCCGTGCCGTGCTCCGCAACCGGGTTCCCGCGTATGACGAGGACGAGATCGAGACGCGTACGGCGGCCCGCCTGGAGCGCCAGGAGATCCTGCACCGCAGGAATCCGCCGACGCTGAGCTTCATCGTGTGGGAGCCCGTGCTGCACATGAGGATCAGCGGGCAGGACGTTTGGAGGGAGCAACTGCGGCATTTGCGAGCGCTGACCGAACTCCCCTGCGTGTCCCTCCAGTTCCTGCCACTGAACAGTCCCTACAACGCCGGCCTCAACGGCCCCTTCACGCTCCTCGAAACACCGGACCACCAGCACCTCGCGTACACCGAGTCGCAGCGCGGCAGCCAGTGGGTTTCCGACCCGGATGAGGTGTCCAGGCTGGCGCGCAAATATGCGATGCTGCGGACACAGGCCCTGACCACACAGGACTCCAGGGATCTGCTCGACCGCCTGCTAGGAGAGCAATGA
- a CDS encoding DUF397 domain-containing protein, which translates to MSAEALHWFKSTYSGDEGGQCVEVALCPQAIHIRDSKNPEPTLQVAPTTWTAFTTGLK; encoded by the coding sequence ATGAGCGCCGAAGCACTTCACTGGTTCAAGTCGACGTACAGCGGCGACGAGGGCGGCCAGTGCGTCGAGGTGGCCCTCTGCCCCCAGGCCATCCACATCCGCGACTCCAAGAACCCCGAGCCCACCCTCCAAGTCGCCCCCACCACCTGGACCGCCTTCACCACCGGTCTCAAGTAG
- the argS gene encoding arginine--tRNA ligase: protein MAPVTSLSDSVNQQLGSAISAALPAASADPLLRRSDRADFQANGILALAKKAKANPRELATQVVSGIVTGDVIKDVEVSGPGFLNITLTDRAITENLAARYEDGDRLGVPLKDEPGITVIDYAQPNVAKEMHVGHLRSAVIGDALRGMIDFTGEKTIGRHHIGDWGTQFGMLIQYLIENPGELAPPDEVDGEQAMSNLNRVYKASRVVFDSDEEFKERARKRVVALQSGDKETLDLWQQFVDESKVYFYSVFEKLDMEIRDDEIVGESAYNDGMPETARLLEEMGVAVRSEGALVVFFDEIRGKDDQPVPLIVQKADGGFGYAASDLTAIRNRVTDLHATSLLYVVDVRQSLHFKMVFEAARRAGWLTDEVTAHNMGYGTVLGADGKPFKTREGETVKLEDLLDEAVERAAEVVREKAQDLTEDEIQERAAQVGIGAVKYADLSTSPNRDYKFDLDQMVSLNGDTSVYLQYAYARIQSILRKAGEVRPSAHPELELADAERALGLHLDAFGSTVFEAAAEYAPHKLAAYLYQLASHYTSFYDKCPVIKADSPAQVENRLLLCDLTARTLHQGMALLGIRTPERL from the coding sequence ATGGCCCCGGTCACGTCCCTCAGCGACTCCGTCAACCAGCAGCTCGGCTCCGCGATCTCCGCCGCCCTGCCGGCGGCCTCCGCGGACCCACTGCTGCGACGCAGCGACCGGGCCGACTTCCAGGCGAACGGCATCCTGGCGCTCGCCAAGAAGGCGAAGGCGAACCCGAGGGAGCTGGCGACGCAGGTCGTCTCCGGGATCGTCACCGGTGACGTGATCAAGGACGTCGAGGTCTCCGGTCCCGGCTTCCTCAACATCACCCTCACCGACCGGGCGATCACCGAGAACCTCGCCGCGCGGTACGAGGACGGCGACCGTCTCGGCGTACCGCTCAAGGACGAGCCCGGCATCACCGTGATCGACTACGCCCAGCCGAACGTGGCCAAGGAGATGCACGTCGGCCACCTGCGGTCCGCGGTGATCGGTGACGCCCTGCGGGGCATGATCGACTTCACCGGCGAGAAGACGATCGGCCGGCACCACATCGGCGACTGGGGCACGCAGTTCGGCATGCTCATCCAGTACCTGATCGAGAACCCGGGCGAGCTGGCCCCGCCGGACGAGGTCGACGGCGAGCAGGCCATGTCGAACCTGAACCGGGTGTACAAGGCGTCCCGTGTGGTCTTCGACTCCGACGAGGAGTTCAAGGAGCGGGCGCGGAAGCGGGTCGTGGCCCTGCAGTCCGGCGACAAGGAGACGCTCGACCTCTGGCAGCAGTTCGTGGACGAGTCGAAGGTCTACTTCTACTCGGTCTTCGAGAAGCTGGACATGGAGATCCGGGACGACGAGATCGTCGGCGAGTCGGCGTACAACGACGGCATGCCCGAGACCGCCCGCCTCCTGGAGGAGATGGGCGTGGCGGTGCGCTCCGAGGGCGCCCTCGTCGTGTTCTTCGACGAGATCCGCGGCAAGGACGACCAGCCGGTCCCGCTGATCGTGCAGAAGGCGGACGGCGGCTTCGGCTACGCGGCGAGCGACCTCACGGCGATCCGCAACCGGGTCACCGACCTGCACGCGACGTCCCTCCTGTACGTGGTGGACGTACGCCAGTCCCTCCACTTCAAGATGGTCTTCGAGGCGGCCCGCCGCGCGGGCTGGCTGACCGACGAGGTCACCGCGCACAACATGGGCTACGGCACGGTGCTGGGCGCGGACGGCAAGCCGTTCAAGACGCGTGAGGGCGAGACCGTCAAGCTGGAGGACCTGCTGGACGAGGCGGTCGAGCGGGCCGCCGAGGTCGTGCGGGAGAAGGCACAGGACCTCACCGAGGACGAGATCCAGGAGCGGGCGGCGCAGGTCGGCATCGGCGCGGTGAAGTACGCGGACCTGTCCACGTCCCCCAACCGGGACTACAAGTTCGACCTGGACCAGATGGTCTCGCTGAACGGCGACACGTCCGTGTACCTCCAGTACGCGTACGCCCGTATCCAGTCGATCCTGCGCAAGGCGGGAGAGGTACGGCCGTCCGCGCACCCGGAGCTCGAACTGGCGGACGCGGAGCGGGCGTTGGGCCTGCACCTGGACGCGTTCGGCAGCACGGTCTTCGAGGCGGCCGCGGAGTACGCCCCGCACAAGCTCGCCGCGTACCTCTACCAGCTGGCCTCGCACTACACGTCGTTCTACGACAAGTGCCCCGTCATCAAGGCGGACTCCCCGGCCCAGGTCGAGAACCGCCTGCTCCTCTGCGACCTGACGGCTCGCACCCTGCACCAGGGCATGGCCCTGCTGGGCATCAGGACGCCCGAGCGCCTCTGA
- a CDS encoding ATP-binding protein, which produces MNETTRPPLLRERFFRRERRSAQAARHFTAEALAGWGLAETSRADDVLLCVSELVTNALLHGVPPGRQLRLFLRHEVHALVVEVHDSGPGVPHVVHDGDEGGRGLLLVSALSDKWGVRERELGKAVWCEFGLP; this is translated from the coding sequence GTGAACGAGACGACCCGACCACCGCTCCTGCGCGAGAGGTTCTTCCGACGCGAACGCCGATCCGCGCAGGCCGCGAGGCACTTCACGGCCGAGGCCCTGGCCGGCTGGGGGCTCGCGGAGACCTCGCGGGCGGACGACGTACTGCTCTGCGTGAGCGAACTGGTGACCAACGCGCTGCTGCACGGGGTGCCGCCGGGACGGCAGTTGCGGCTGTTCCTGCGCCACGAGGTGCACGCGCTGGTCGTCGAGGTGCACGACAGCGGACCCGGGGTGCCGCATGTCGTGCACGACGGGGACGAGGGCGGCCGGGGGCTGCTGCTGGTCTCCGCGCTGAGCGACAAGTGGGGGGTGCGGGAGCGGGAGTTGGGCAAGGCGGTGTGGTGCGAGTTCGGGCTGCCGTGA
- a CDS encoding DUF3558 family protein gives MLIATGCSSDSGSGGDSGSGSANSGKGADSGASASASAAPTVQAAAYKSLPDSCGVLSSKTLKSLVPEASKSGKKGTSEAGTRGSCSWSSLDNNGVKGSQFRWLNVSLLRFESDTSRGTGEAQAQKYYTQQIQDAQSVAGAKNTKSQAVAGTGDTATLVRYDLKKKEGSFKQQTVVTRVENVVVTVDYNGAGLAGDKAPSADSLAKLAEQAAKEAVGAVSAANGEGGAANPAPSESASGSKAPSKNSPSPSASKSASKSASPSKSAAKTS, from the coding sequence ATGCTGATCGCCACTGGCTGCTCCTCCGACTCCGGCTCCGGCGGCGACAGCGGGAGCGGCAGCGCGAACAGCGGCAAGGGCGCCGACAGTGGTGCGTCCGCCTCGGCGAGCGCGGCACCCACGGTGCAGGCGGCGGCGTACAAGTCGCTTCCCGACTCGTGCGGGGTGCTGTCCTCGAAGACCCTGAAGTCGCTGGTCCCGGAGGCGTCGAAGTCCGGCAAGAAGGGCACCTCGGAGGCGGGTACGCGCGGCAGTTGCTCCTGGAGCAGCCTCGACAACAACGGCGTGAAGGGTTCCCAGTTCCGCTGGCTGAACGTGTCGCTGCTGCGCTTCGAGTCGGACACCTCGCGCGGTACCGGCGAGGCGCAGGCGCAGAAGTACTACACGCAGCAGATCCAGGACGCCCAGTCGGTGGCCGGCGCGAAGAACACCAAGTCGCAGGCGGTGGCCGGGACGGGCGACACGGCGACGCTGGTGCGTTACGACCTGAAGAAGAAGGAAGGCTCCTTCAAGCAGCAGACGGTCGTCACGCGCGTGGAGAACGTCGTCGTCACCGTCGACTACAACGGCGCGGGTCTGGCCGGGGACAAGGCGCCGAGCGCGGACTCGCTGGCGAAGCTCGCGGAGCAGGCCGCCAAGGAGGCGGTGGGCGCGGTGTCGGCGGCGAACGGCGAGGGCGGAGCGGCGAACCCGGCCCCGTCCGAGTCCGCTTCGGGTTCCAAGGCCCCGTCGAAGAACTCCCCGTCCCCGTCCGCGTCGAAGTCGGCTTCGAAGTCGGCTTCTCCGTCCAAGTCGGCCGCGAAGACGAGCTGA
- a CDS encoding DUF3558 domain-containing protein, with protein sequence MQRKAYVPGVAALLAALLAGCTGSSGGDGTTDNANPGDAGTASAVAQPGKYRTLPEACGAVGQSTLDALLPGIQQIPDEDQRAKAYEGEATLTYDTDRKVGCRWKVEATDATEYLSVDFERVVSYDNAVSDDSQAQQLFAQAVEKADLPAATSSATSDVSDSSTPGTPASSTGTPSGSASPSASASLTPSDLQPRLLDDLGDEAFLDDALSNSGSTAQQRKVTVAFRTSNVIVTIEYEEQPTTIGVTPDSKEMQDNARKLASQLAGSLSG encoded by the coding sequence GTGCAGCGGAAGGCCTACGTACCCGGCGTCGCCGCCCTCCTCGCGGCGCTGTTGGCCGGCTGCACCGGCAGCTCCGGCGGCGACGGCACGACGGACAACGCCAACCCCGGCGACGCCGGCACCGCCTCCGCCGTCGCCCAGCCCGGCAAGTACCGCACCCTGCCCGAGGCCTGCGGCGCGGTCGGCCAGAGCACCCTCGACGCGCTCCTGCCCGGCATCCAGCAAATCCCCGACGAGGACCAGCGCGCCAAGGCCTACGAGGGCGAGGCCACGCTCACCTACGACACGGACCGCAAGGTCGGCTGCCGTTGGAAGGTGGAGGCCACGGACGCCACCGAGTACCTGTCGGTCGACTTCGAGCGTGTGGTGTCGTACGACAACGCGGTCAGCGACGACAGCCAGGCGCAGCAGCTCTTCGCGCAGGCCGTGGAGAAGGCGGATCTGCCGGCGGCTACGTCGAGCGCCACCTCGGACGTGTCCGACAGCTCCACCCCCGGCACCCCGGCCTCCTCCACGGGCACCCCGAGCGGTTCGGCCAGTCCGAGCGCCTCGGCCTCCCTCACCCCGTCCGATCTCCAGCCCCGGCTCCTGGACGATCTGGGCGACGAGGCGTTCCTGGACGACGCGTTGAGCAACTCGGGTTCGACGGCCCAGCAGCGCAAGGTGACTGTGGCGTTCCGCACGTCCAACGTGATCGTGACGATCGAGTACGAGGAGCAGCCGACGACGATCGGCGTCACCCCGGACAGCAAGGAAATGCAGGACAACGCCCGGAAACTGGCCTCTCAGCTGGCCGGCTCGCTGTCCGGCTGA
- a CDS encoding DUF4253 domain-containing protein, whose protein sequence is MATLPNPLPTLAADPSGRSLGLGLPLGRLIDATDDGPWHEPLLWHAEYAASSGAWTALGAQAARTGLLPVLLDVGGTQGGPDEWELMPGEMSYPGDHDPEELLAEYWAYAIEEPDDLDETIAPFDETWPGPAPAPAPASLPADPDTRAAETADALLDEGSWFKDPRLALVPARRSADIPAAIGWAGPLNYEDDVARLCAILRSWEDRFGIRVIALTFDRLIVSVAAPPTTQDEAQAVAAEHFAFCPDNITQGHHETLSEYADHAVLGQRVWSFWWD, encoded by the coding sequence ATGGCGACTCTTCCCAACCCGCTGCCCACCCTCGCGGCAGACCCGAGCGGTCGTTCGCTCGGCCTCGGGCTCCCCCTCGGGAGACTGATCGACGCGACCGACGACGGCCCGTGGCACGAACCGCTGCTGTGGCATGCCGAGTACGCGGCCTCGTCCGGAGCGTGGACCGCGCTGGGCGCTCAGGCCGCGCGAACCGGGTTGCTGCCTGTGCTGCTGGACGTCGGTGGCACGCAAGGCGGGCCGGACGAGTGGGAGTTGATGCCCGGGGAGATGTCGTACCCCGGGGATCACGACCCGGAGGAACTCCTGGCGGAGTACTGGGCGTACGCGATCGAGGAGCCCGACGACCTCGACGAGACGATCGCCCCGTTCGACGAGACCTGGCCCGGCCCCGCCCCGGCCCCGGCCCCGGCCTCCCTGCCCGCCGACCCGGACACCCGCGCCGCCGAGACGGCCGACGCGCTTCTCGACGAGGGCTCGTGGTTCAAGGACCCGCGCCTCGCCCTGGTGCCCGCCCGCCGCAGCGCCGACATCCCGGCGGCCATCGGCTGGGCGGGCCCGCTGAACTACGAGGACGACGTGGCCCGTCTCTGCGCGATCCTCCGCTCCTGGGAGGACCGCTTCGGCATACGCGTCATCGCGCTCACCTTCGACCGGCTGATCGTGTCCGTCGCCGCTCCACCCACGACGCAGGACGAGGCGCAGGCCGTCGCCGCAGAACACTTCGCGTTCTGCCCGGACAACATCACCCAGGGACACCACGAGACCCTGTCCGAGTACGCCGACCACGCGGTGCTGGGCCAACGAGTCTGGTCCTTCTGGTGGGACTGA
- a CDS encoding putative T7SS-secreted protein, with translation MAQLGETSDPRALVPGSPDSLTTTAQALLAYGDVLIEAGEGLAKVDTEDGWRGPAGDAFRDRFHGQPARWTEAGKEFHTAANALYDYLHTLRAAQQRAAEAIAQYARGEAATTNARNAHDRQVGEARGRGDNTEIPFDDPGEADRAAARAALDTARGNVETAGHTAAALVRKATESAPERPGFWSKVGDFLGDVGDGLVDGGKTVVNDLASFGNAMLQHPGDSAAMLGGMLLAGVSAGGEGLGVALDATGVGAIAGVPLNVVSAAGITAGVGLAGAGAVDLAQHATSDSQVEPLRMNSEGSGTGGSSQQPASDLIKNGQQYKGTGGRAGNNLPVENGPKDGTLYKTDPQTGKVTNYTTYDSEGRAVKRVDLEGRPHGGVDTPHVVEYERNTNPKTGQVFVRPSNEVRAAFPWEIP, from the coding sequence ATGGCCCAGCTCGGCGAGACGTCGGACCCCCGCGCGCTCGTCCCCGGCTCACCGGACTCCCTGACCACGACCGCACAGGCCCTGCTCGCCTACGGCGACGTCCTCATCGAGGCCGGCGAAGGACTGGCGAAGGTCGACACCGAGGACGGCTGGCGGGGCCCTGCCGGCGACGCCTTCCGGGACCGTTTCCACGGCCAGCCCGCCCGATGGACCGAGGCGGGCAAGGAGTTCCACACCGCCGCCAACGCCCTGTACGACTACCTGCACACCCTGCGCGCGGCCCAGCAGCGCGCGGCCGAGGCCATAGCGCAGTACGCGCGCGGCGAGGCGGCCACCACGAACGCCAGGAACGCCCATGACCGGCAGGTCGGCGAGGCGCGCGGCAGAGGGGACAACACCGAGATCCCCTTCGACGACCCCGGTGAGGCGGACCGTGCCGCCGCCCGTGCGGCTCTCGACACCGCTCGCGGCAACGTGGAGACCGCCGGGCACACCGCCGCCGCGCTGGTGAGGAAGGCCACCGAGTCCGCCCCGGAGCGCCCGGGGTTCTGGTCCAAGGTCGGCGACTTCCTCGGCGACGTGGGAGACGGGCTGGTGGACGGCGGCAAGACGGTCGTCAACGACCTCGCCTCCTTCGGCAACGCCATGCTCCAGCACCCCGGCGACAGCGCGGCGATGCTCGGCGGCATGCTCCTGGCCGGTGTCAGCGCCGGCGGCGAAGGTCTCGGCGTCGCCCTGGACGCCACCGGGGTCGGTGCCATCGCCGGCGTACCCCTCAACGTCGTGTCCGCCGCCGGGATCACCGCGGGCGTCGGCCTGGCGGGCGCCGGCGCCGTGGACCTCGCCCAGCACGCCACGAGCGACTCCCAGGTCGAACCCCTCCGTATGAACAGCGAGGGCTCCGGCACCGGCGGCTCCTCACAGCAGCCGGCGTCCGACCTGATCAAGAACGGCCAGCAGTACAAGGGCACCGGCGGCCGCGCGGGAAACAACCTGCCGGTGGAGAACGGCCCGAAGGACGGCACCCTCTACAAGACGGACCCGCAGACCGGCAAGGTCACCAACTACACGACGTACGACTCCGAAGGCCGTGCGGTGAAGCGGGTGGACCTGGAGGGCCGTCCGCACGGCGGGGTGGACACCCCGCACGTCGTAGAGTACGAGCGCAACACCAACCCGAAAACCGGCCAGGTCTTCGTGCGCCCGTCGAACGAAGTGCGCGCCGCGTTCCCCTGGGAGATCCCGTGA